A portion of the Actomonas aquatica genome contains these proteins:
- a CDS encoding alpha/beta hydrolase family protein — MLPLSPRHSTAATRLVDRRIHCVRAIIACLLLGFANSACVHAEQSLPDSGVDPAWSAHTAISPDDTRIPYLLQLQADRNGPAPVLVFFHAAPGGRGLEGLQSLAKPERWDPFLAAGWAVCVADYRGHTPNRPFEVLRGPVNATDDVAAVLTALSEREDLDGDRVAVMGNSLGGAITLQAVADGKITPRCLVLNAPASFRFIGLRGRPMRDQPLTDADIDRPAAMKRVAAITPPVLLIQGTADGLSPINEKLAELLRAAGQDVQLELYPDQGHSFTNGPDSPAFRDAVAQSLSFVQQHTTSP; from the coding sequence ATGTTGCCTCTCTCCCCACGCCATTCCACGGCTGCGACCCGGCTGGTCGACCGGCGGATTCACTGTGTTCGCGCGATCATCGCCTGCTTGCTGCTGGGGTTTGCCAACTCCGCCTGCGTCCACGCCGAGCAATCCCTGCCTGACTCCGGCGTCGATCCGGCCTGGTCGGCGCACACGGCCATCTCGCCGGACGACACCCGCATCCCCTATCTGCTGCAGCTTCAGGCCGACCGCAACGGCCCCGCGCCCGTGCTCGTTTTCTTCCACGCCGCACCCGGCGGTCGGGGCCTCGAGGGCCTGCAATCGCTCGCGAAGCCCGAACGTTGGGATCCCTTCCTCGCCGCCGGCTGGGCGGTCTGCGTCGCCGACTATCGTGGTCACACGCCCAACCGCCCCTTCGAGGTCCTGCGCGGCCCGGTCAACGCCACCGACGACGTCGCCGCCGTGCTCACCGCGCTGAGCGAACGCGAGGATCTCGATGGCGATCGCGTCGCCGTGATGGGCAACAGCCTCGGCGGCGCCATCACGCTCCAGGCCGTCGCCGACGGCAAAATCACCCCGCGCTGCCTCGTGCTCAACGCGCCCGCCAGTTTCCGCTTCATCGGCCTGCGCGGCCGCCCCATGCGCGATCAACCACTCACCGACGCCGACATCGATCGCCCGGCGGCCATGAAACGCGTCGCCGCGATCACCCCGCCCGTGCTGCTCATCCAAGGCACCGCCGACGGGCTCAGCCCGATCAATGAAAAACTGGCCGAGCTGCTGCGCGCCGCCGGCCAGGACGTGCAGTTGGAGTTGTATCCAGATCAAGGGCACAGCTTCACCAACGGCCCCGACTCCCCCGCCTTCCGCGACGCCGTCGCCCAATCTCTCTCGTTTGTGCAGCAGCACACCACGAGCCCCTGA
- a CDS encoding SLC13 family permease, with product MCAAPPRPLGALDPTTRRITGLIGAVVAGLALWVLLPADGLTPEARRLAALFVGCLVLWVTEALPIGVTALLAIAAQPVFVVAPMNTAGARFMTPVFFFVLAMFLIAAVVQDSGLDRRFAGWLLRRAGTDSRRVIFAFMVGAATLSSIVSDVPACAIWAALGLSLLQRDGLEPGKSNFGRALMLAIPIAAFIGGIATPAGSSVNLLGLQLLKDFGGVEVGFLHWMAIGVPMVILLVPLAWWVLVRVYPPEITNIAPPPTEAPGPLNRAERRTLQLLGTMLVLWIASTWYPRALNATMVALLGSIAMFMPGFKLLSWDRAMKSVSWEALFMIGGITSLGVACRDTGLAEWFVTHSLGGLATWHPLAIIATISAVTVVIHLVIPILPAVTAVLVPPVVVLAQQAGLPPALFALPVVFTASCGFLLPLDAVSLITYGTRYYRMTDMLWPGALISVGWVIAMTGLIYVIGPLVGLR from the coding sequence ATGTGCGCCGCCCCGCCCCGTCCCCTCGGCGCACTCGACCCGACCACCCGTCGGATTACCGGCTTGATCGGCGCGGTCGTCGCCGGACTCGCCCTGTGGGTGTTGTTGCCGGCCGACGGCCTGACGCCTGAGGCCCGTCGACTCGCCGCGCTGTTCGTCGGCTGCCTCGTGTTGTGGGTCACCGAAGCCTTGCCCATCGGCGTCACCGCGCTGCTTGCGATCGCGGCCCAGCCAGTCTTCGTGGTCGCGCCCATGAACACCGCCGGCGCGCGCTTCATGACGCCGGTGTTTTTCTTCGTGCTGGCCATGTTTCTCATCGCCGCCGTGGTGCAGGACTCCGGACTCGATCGCCGCTTCGCCGGCTGGTTGCTGCGCCGTGCCGGCACCGACAGTCGCCGCGTCATCTTTGCCTTCATGGTCGGCGCGGCGACCCTCTCGTCCATCGTGTCGGACGTGCCCGCCTGCGCGATCTGGGCAGCCCTCGGTTTGAGCCTGCTGCAACGCGACGGGCTTGAGCCCGGCAAATCCAACTTCGGCCGCGCGCTCATGCTGGCCATTCCCATCGCCGCCTTCATCGGCGGCATCGCCACACCGGCCGGGAGTTCGGTGAACCTGCTTGGGCTGCAATTGCTCAAGGACTTCGGCGGCGTGGAGGTTGGCTTCCTTCACTGGATGGCCATCGGCGTGCCCATGGTCATCCTCCTCGTGCCGCTCGCCTGGTGGGTGCTCGTGCGGGTGTATCCGCCGGAGATCACCAACATCGCGCCGCCACCGACTGAGGCGCCGGGTCCACTCAACCGCGCGGAACGCCGCACACTGCAATTGCTCGGCACCATGCTGGTGCTGTGGATCGCCAGCACGTGGTATCCGCGCGCCCTCAACGCCACCATGGTCGCCCTCCTCGGCTCCATCGCCATGTTTATGCCCGGCTTCAAACTGCTGAGCTGGGACCGCGCCATGAAGTCCGTCAGCTGGGAGGCGCTCTTCATGATCGGCGGCATCACCTCGCTCGGCGTCGCCTGCCGCGACACCGGCTTGGCGGAGTGGTTTGTCACCCACAGTCTCGGCGGACTCGCCACGTGGCATCCGTTGGCGATCATCGCGACCATCAGCGCGGTCACCGTCGTGATTCACTTGGTCATTCCCATTCTGCCCGCCGTGACCGCCGTGCTTGTGCCACCGGTGGTGGTGCTCGCCCAGCAAGCGGGATTGCCGCCTGCACTGTTTGCCTTGCCCGTGGTGTTCACCGCGTCCTGCGGATTCCTGCTACCGCTCGACGCTGTGTCACTCATCACCTACGGCACGCGCTACTATCGCATGACCGACATGCTGTGGCCGGGGGCGCTCATCAGCGTCGGTTGGGTGATCGCCATGACCGGGCTGATCTACGTGATCGGCCCCTTGGTCGGACTGCGCTGA
- a CDS encoding 4-hydroxybenzoate 3-monooxygenase has protein sequence MVTRTQVGIIGAGPAGLLLSHLLHLAGIESVVLESRSRDDIESTIRAGVLEHATVELLKAIGLGDRMQREGAVHDGIYLRFNGGTHRIDFTELIDRNITVYAQHEVIKDLVAARLATGGQIVFEADDVQVHDIDTERPRLTYRDGETEAALHCDFIAGCDGFHGVSRPLIGGPQRQDFTRVYPLGWLGILVEAPPSSDELIYAHHERGFSLVSTRSPELQRMYLQCDPNDKVEQWSDDRIWSELHTRLATHDGWTPKVGRIVQKNVVAMRSFVAEPMQHGRLFIAGDAAHIVPPTGAKGLNLAVADVQVLARSFGEHYAGRGSQALDTYTPTALRRVWRAEHFSWWMTSMLHSFADADPFQQRLQLAQLEQVCSSRSAARTLAENYVGLPFNAQLN, from the coding sequence ATGGTTACTCGCACCCAAGTTGGCATCATCGGCGCCGGTCCAGCCGGTCTGCTGCTCTCCCACCTCCTCCACCTCGCCGGCATCGAATCCGTCGTGCTCGAGTCCCGTTCGCGCGACGACATCGAATCCACCATCCGCGCCGGGGTGCTTGAACACGCCACCGTCGAGTTGCTCAAAGCGATCGGCCTCGGCGACCGCATGCAGCGCGAGGGCGCCGTGCACGACGGCATTTACCTGCGCTTCAACGGTGGCACCCACCGCATCGATTTCACCGAACTCATCGATCGCAACATCACCGTCTACGCGCAGCACGAAGTCATCAAAGACCTCGTCGCCGCCCGCCTCGCCACCGGCGGACAGATCGTCTTCGAAGCCGACGACGTGCAGGTGCACGACATCGACACGGAGCGCCCTCGCCTCACCTACCGCGACGGCGAAACCGAGGCCGCGTTGCACTGCGACTTCATCGCCGGTTGCGACGGTTTTCACGGCGTGTCCCGCCCACTCATCGGCGGACCGCAACGGCAGGATTTCACCCGGGTGTATCCACTGGGCTGGCTCGGCATCCTCGTCGAGGCGCCGCCGTCCTCGGACGAATTGATCTACGCCCACCACGAGCGCGGATTCTCCCTCGTGAGCACGCGCTCGCCCGAGCTCCAACGCATGTATCTGCAATGCGACCCCAACGACAAAGTGGAGCAATGGTCCGACGATCGCATCTGGAGCGAACTGCACACCCGCCTCGCCACGCACGACGGTTGGACGCCCAAGGTCGGGCGCATCGTCCAAAAAAACGTGGTCGCGATGCGCAGCTTCGTGGCCGAGCCCATGCAACACGGCCGCCTCTTCATCGCCGGTGACGCCGCGCACATCGTGCCGCCCACCGGCGCCAAGGGCCTCAACCTCGCCGTCGCCGATGTGCAGGTGCTCGCCCGTTCTTTCGGCGAGCACTATGCCGGCCGCGGCTCGCAGGCCCTCGACACCTACACGCCCACCGCCCTGCGCCGCGTGTGGCGCGCGGAACACTTCTCCTGGTGGATGACCTCGATGCTGCACAGCTTCGCCGATGCCGACCCGTTTCAACAGCGGCTGCAATTGGCGCAACTCGAGCAGGTCTGCAGCTCCCGCTCGGCCGCCCGCACCCTCGCCGAAAACTACGTGGGTCTGCCTTTCAACGCCCAACTCAACTGA
- a CDS encoding 3-oxoacid CoA-transferase: MKTVPQLTAAEAAARIPEGAVLLVGGFGMTGNPVHLLHALADCGTRNLTYIGNNVGEPGLGGGRLLRNGQLRRAIGSFFTSNREAVAAAQADEIECELMPQGTLAEALRAGGAGIGGFYTPTSAGTPLAEGREVRELRGTPHVFVPALRGDVALLRAWKADTAGNLIYRRTEQNFNRAMATAADLVLVEAEHIVPVGELDPDSIHTPGCYVDGLVQAHTTLEDLGSSASLSASARRADPDREAIARRALAELHPGDVVNLGIGIPTLVADFITPEHGLILHTENGMLGVGPAPADGGGALDYPVNAGKIPVTAVRGASYFDSADSFGMIRGGHIDVAIMGGLQVDSAGNLANWAAPGKPLLGVGGAMDLASGARRLIITMNHNERSGAPKLVPSCTLPLTALGAVDLVITELAVFRCDGGLRLIELMPGASLDEVRARTSAPFTTHL, translated from the coding sequence ATGAAAACTGTGCCTCAACTCACTGCGGCCGAAGCCGCCGCCCGCATCCCCGAGGGGGCCGTGCTGCTGGTCGGCGGTTTCGGCATGACCGGCAACCCCGTCCACCTGCTGCACGCCCTCGCCGACTGCGGCACCCGCAACCTGACCTACATCGGCAACAACGTCGGTGAACCCGGTCTCGGCGGCGGACGCCTCCTGCGCAATGGCCAGCTCCGTCGCGCCATCGGTTCCTTCTTTACCAGCAACCGCGAAGCCGTCGCCGCCGCGCAGGCCGACGAGATCGAATGCGAACTGATGCCCCAGGGCACGCTCGCCGAAGCCCTTCGCGCCGGTGGCGCCGGCATCGGTGGCTTCTACACACCGACCTCTGCCGGCACGCCACTGGCCGAGGGCCGCGAGGTGCGCGAGCTGCGCGGCACACCCCACGTATTTGTGCCGGCACTACGCGGCGATGTCGCGCTTCTGCGCGCCTGGAAAGCCGACACGGCCGGCAACCTGATCTACCGCCGCACCGAACAAAACTTCAACCGCGCCATGGCTACCGCCGCCGACCTCGTCCTGGTCGAAGCCGAACACATCGTGCCCGTCGGCGAACTCGATCCCGACTCCATTCACACACCGGGTTGCTATGTTGACGGGCTCGTGCAGGCGCACACGACGCTCGAAGACCTGGGTTCCTCCGCCAGCCTCAGCGCCAGCGCCCGCCGCGCCGATCCCGATCGCGAGGCCATCGCCCGCCGCGCCCTCGCCGAACTTCACCCCGGCGATGTGGTCAACCTCGGCATCGGCATCCCTACCCTTGTGGCGGACTTCATCACGCCGGAACACGGCCTCATCCTGCACACCGAAAACGGCATGCTCGGCGTCGGCCCGGCACCCGCCGATGGCGGCGGCGCGTTGGATTACCCGGTCAACGCCGGCAAGATCCCCGTCACCGCCGTGCGCGGCGCCAGCTACTTCGACAGCGCCGACTCCTTTGGCATGATTCGCGGCGGCCACATCGACGTTGCCATCATGGGCGGCCTCCAGGTCGACAGCGCCGGCAACCTCGCCAACTGGGCCGCCCCCGGCAAACCGCTGCTCGGCGTCGGCGGGGCCATGGACCTGGCTTCCGGCGCCCGCCGCCTGATCATCACCATGAACCACAACGAGCGCAGCGGCGCGCCCAAGCTCGTGCCGTCATGCACCCTGCCGCTCACCGCGCTCGGCGCCGTGGATCTGGTCATCACCGAGCTCGCCGTCTTCCGCTGCGACGGCGGGCTGCGTCTCATCGAACTCATGCCCGGCGCGTCCCTCGACGAAGTGCGGGCCCGCACCTCCGCCCCCTTCACCACCCATCTCTGA
- a CDS encoding thiolase family protein, producing the protein MPDVVIVSAVRTPIGRVRGALASVRPDDLAAHVIAAALDRAGLPPAEVDEVYLGCANQAGEDNRNVARMGALLAGLPHEVPALTFNRLCASGLSAVNHAARTIRCGEAEVIIAGGVESMSRAPYSLPRTPPAFGNFTAWDTSLGWRYPNPHLEAQFPLETMGETAENVQELSRRADFPGGEITREDQDRFALQSHARAINAINAGHFTAEIAPVVIPQRKGEPITVAIDEQPFARATDNGYELATSLEKLGRLKPAFRTGGSVTAGNASSLNDGASALVLMSASRARALGLQPLARWCGSATAGVDPRLMGLGPVDAVRHVLKRTGLTLADVALTELNEAFAVQALAVMRQLGLDEATTNVSGGAIALGHPLGCTGARLVTTLVHALRRQGAAGTAAPHGLATLCVGVGQGEATVLEAL; encoded by the coding sequence ATGCCCGATGTTGTCATCGTGAGCGCGGTCCGCACGCCCATAGGCCGCGTGCGTGGCGCGCTCGCATCCGTCCGCCCGGACGACCTCGCCGCCCACGTCATTGCCGCCGCCCTGGATCGCGCCGGGCTGCCTCCCGCCGAAGTCGACGAGGTTTACCTCGGTTGCGCCAACCAAGCCGGCGAAGACAACCGCAACGTCGCCCGCATGGGCGCGCTGCTCGCCGGTCTGCCGCACGAGGTGCCCGCGCTCACCTTCAATCGCCTCTGCGCCAGCGGTCTGTCCGCCGTCAATCACGCCGCCCGCACGATCCGTTGCGGCGAAGCCGAGGTCATCATCGCCGGTGGCGTCGAAAGCATGTCCCGCGCGCCTTACAGTCTGCCGCGCACGCCGCCCGCCTTCGGCAACTTCACCGCCTGGGACACCTCCCTCGGTTGGCGTTATCCCAATCCACACCTCGAAGCCCAGTTCCCGCTCGAGACCATGGGCGAGACCGCCGAGAACGTGCAGGAGCTCAGCCGTCGCGCCGATTTCCCCGGCGGCGAAATCACCCGTGAGGATCAGGACCGTTTCGCCCTGCAGAGCCACGCCCGCGCGATCAACGCGATCAACGCCGGTCACTTCACCGCCGAGATCGCGCCCGTCGTGATTCCGCAACGCAAGGGCGAGCCCATCACCGTCGCCATCGACGAACAGCCCTTTGCTCGCGCCACGGACAACGGCTACGAACTCGCCACCAGCCTCGAAAAGCTGGGTCGCCTCAAACCCGCCTTCCGCACCGGCGGCTCCGTCACGGCCGGCAACGCCTCCTCGCTCAACGACGGCGCCTCCGCCCTCGTGCTCATGTCGGCCTCCCGCGCCCGCGCGCTCGGCCTCCAGCCCCTAGCGCGCTGGTGTGGCTCGGCCACCGCCGGCGTGGACCCGCGCCTGATGGGCCTCGGTCCGGTCGACGCCGTGCGCCACGTGCTGAAGCGCACCGGACTCACCCTCGCCGACGTCGCCCTCACCGAACTCAACGAAGCCTTCGCCGTCCAGGCCCTCGCCGTCATGCGCCAACTCGGCCTCGACGAGGCGACCACCAACGTCTCGGGCGGAGCCATCGCGCTCGGCCATCCGCTCGGCTGCACCGGTGCTCGCCTCGTCACCACCCTCGTGCACGCGCTCCGCCGCCAGGGTGCCGCCGGCACCGCCGCGCCCCATGGCCTCGCCACCCTCTGCGTGGGCGTCGGCCAAGGCGAAGCCACGGTCCTCGAAGCCCTCTGA
- a CDS encoding lyase family protein, producing the protein MSKSAHNADANAAALFRGPAWWHELLHVELALVEAQARAGAVPADAAQSIATAAVTFQIDEAALAASEATHGFPVLGLVAQLKQHVGEPAARWVHWGGTTQDILDNALVCQLSRGLDTCDRRLASLVLAFADLAHDHRETYCLGRTHLQAALPTSYALKAGNWLAPLRRHQTRLPALRQRLHSVQCGGAAGTLAAWGEHGPAIIREFAAALNLAPSPLPWHTQRDALFETADWLVLIAQSLCKFGQDLLLLSQSDIAEVDVSVGAAGGSSAMPQKCNPIRCEALLQSARRVIHERNALSLYPPPEHERGTATTVAELTHLPLILAATIDALDTALTLATGLRIDVARARVNLDATRGLVWAEAATLALSKHLPPTAARALVKAAIADVGTGEGDLISLLRERTDAPIDWDRLTDPAAHLAPAHRQLDAMLASLDSAPHA; encoded by the coding sequence ATGAGCAAGTCGGCCCACAACGCCGATGCCAACGCCGCCGCGCTGTTTCGCGGCCCCGCTTGGTGGCACGAGCTCCTGCACGTCGAACTGGCGCTGGTCGAAGCTCAGGCTCGCGCCGGGGCCGTTCCCGCCGACGCCGCCCAATCCATCGCGACCGCCGCCGTCACCTTTCAAATCGACGAGGCCGCGCTCGCTGCCAGCGAAGCGACCCACGGTTTCCCCGTGCTCGGCCTCGTCGCTCAACTCAAACAACACGTCGGCGAGCCCGCGGCCCGCTGGGTTCATTGGGGCGGCACCACTCAGGACATCCTCGACAACGCCTTGGTCTGCCAACTCTCCCGCGGACTCGACACCTGCGACCGCCGCCTCGCCAGCCTCGTGCTCGCCTTCGCCGATCTGGCTCACGATCACCGCGAGACTTACTGCCTCGGCCGCACCCACCTCCAGGCGGCGCTACCGACCTCCTACGCCCTCAAAGCCGGCAACTGGCTCGCGCCTTTGCGCCGCCACCAAACCCGCCTGCCCGCCCTCCGCCAACGCCTGCATTCCGTGCAATGCGGCGGTGCCGCCGGCACCCTCGCCGCCTGGGGCGAACACGGTCCGGCCATCATCCGCGAATTTGCCGCCGCCCTCAACCTCGCCCCGTCGCCGCTCCCCTGGCACACCCAGCGCGACGCCCTCTTCGAGACCGCTGACTGGCTGGTGTTGATCGCCCAGAGCCTGTGCAAGTTCGGCCAAGACCTGCTCCTCCTCAGCCAATCCGACATTGCCGAAGTCGACGTCTCCGTCGGCGCCGCCGGTGGCTCCAGCGCGATGCCGCAGAAATGCAATCCCATCCGCTGCGAAGCGCTGCTGCAGTCCGCCCGCCGCGTCATCCACGAGCGCAACGCACTCTCCCTGTATCCACCGCCTGAACACGAGCGCGGCACCGCCACGACCGTCGCCGAACTCACGCATCTGCCGCTGATCCTCGCCGCGACGATCGACGCCCTCGACACCGCCCTAACGCTCGCCACCGGCCTCCGCATCGATGTCGCCCGCGCTCGCGTCAATCTCGACGCCACTCGCGGTCTGGTCTGGGCCGAGGCCGCCACCCTCGCCCTGTCCAAACACCTGCCACCCACAGCAGCACGCGCCCTCGTCAAAGCCGCCATCGCGGACGTCGGCACCGGCGAAGGTGACCTCATCTCGCTCCTCCGCGAGCGCACCGACGCGCCCATCGACTGGGACCGGCTGACCGATCCCGCCGCCCACCTCGCTCCGGCGCACCGCCAGCTCGATGCCATGCTGGCGAGTCTCGATTCCGCGCCCCACGCGTAA
- the pcaG gene encoding protocatechuate 3,4-dioxygenase subunit alpha has product MSATATASASVSGQTPSQTVGPFFHYGLIFPGENVLHREGAQGQRIIVTGQVFDGDGAPLPDVMLEIWQADAHGRYRHPADPRHADADPHFFGFGRSDTTHADQTFRFETVKPGTVPATEDVSPLAPHLAVHVFGRGLLTHLATRMYFADEAAANATDPVFASLSAAQQKSLLALPQNDADSDVRVYHWDLHLQGDSETLFFHP; this is encoded by the coding sequence ATGTCCGCCACCGCCACCGCATCCGCTTCCGTATCCGGGCAAACGCCCTCCCAAACCGTCGGCCCGTTCTTTCACTACGGCCTCATCTTCCCGGGTGAAAACGTGCTCCACCGCGAGGGTGCCCAAGGCCAGCGCATCATCGTCACCGGACAGGTCTTCGACGGCGACGGTGCGCCCTTGCCCGACGTCATGCTGGAGATCTGGCAAGCCGACGCCCACGGCCGTTACCGCCATCCAGCCGATCCGCGCCACGCCGACGCCGATCCCCACTTCTTCGGTTTCGGCCGCAGTGACACGACTCACGCCGACCAAACCTTTCGCTTCGAAACCGTCAAACCCGGCACCGTGCCCGCGACCGAAGACGTCTCGCCGCTCGCCCCTCATCTCGCCGTGCATGTCTTTGGCCGCGGCCTGCTGACGCACCTCGCCACGCGGATGTATTTTGCCGACGAAGCCGCCGCCAACGCGACCGACCCGGTTTTTGCCAGCCTTTCCGCAGCGCAACAAAAGAGCCTGCTCGCGCTCCCACAAAACGACGCCGACAGCGACGTCCGCGTCTACCACTGGGACCTGCACCTGCAGGGCGACTCCGAGACCCTGTTCTTCCACCCATGA